A region from the Silene latifolia isolate original U9 population chromosome 7, ASM4854445v1, whole genome shotgun sequence genome encodes:
- the LOC141593108 gene encoding E3 ubiquitin-protein ligase UPL5-like isoform X1 — protein sequence MSAIDSSSTTNNNNHSNFDNRCSLPTKRKLEDCDNLTCYAGDDDSTATSSFSRHRKNLNSNSKGGGNLEHRLLRGESSQATLRCDANLQFFVRLLSGGKTLVLRASMGDTVEILHRKIEMMTGIPMPEQRLIYMGKQLQLDHSLHSSGIRNDACLHLVARLRSTDHPRAWRLISDMVHLICTLSRNDSPFFDSRIIKVKLEQFMALPLDKQTGFENSHFKTDYYKIFLDARAPQALVMLYRSPHKRNQDCADECIRCFVSFVKDLGGTVTETAYCAKMVLEFCSLLKMYAPFDDVLYAHCRSALGMMLDKVEMVSRPKEYSWMANGEITFISVQDLFPYLNELGQRLLKDLMLSAETSTGSGPSLRDVCDFSAFLQPVLSFIGRELSVIQASCNFEWQGNANLLGDEAACLFHLFDEMLTLIDKCLGKVGDYLALKRKKHDEVYQNGWSHYLAILKDLGSIALLYPDSEDRFWTMLRKHKVVVRALVVLCASRVNDHSWLLKEKDVLDFESRRHLAMLMFPEVREDYEELHEMLIDRSQLLAESFEYISSAEPSSLHAGLFMEFKNEEATGPGVLREWFCMVCQAIFDPQNALFVACPLDRRRFYPNPASKVDPLHIRYFRFAGRVIALALMHKIQVGVVLDRVFFLQLAGRCVSVEDIKNADPCLYNSCKQILEMDPEFVDSDGLGLTFVTEVEELGSRKVVELCCGGKSIVLNSKNRKEYVYLIVQQHFVTSISEQVSSFAQGFADILSDGNLRTTFFASLELEELDWMLHGSESEEISVEDWKAHTEYNGYKKADPQIVWFWEVVGQLNVEQKKTLLFFWTSVKYLPVEGFRGLASKLFIYKSLESQDRLPSSHTCFYRLCIPPYPTKAIMQDRLQVITQEHIGCSFGTW from the exons ATGTCAGCAATTGATTCATCAtcgacaaccaacaacaacaatcacagcAACTTTGATAATCGTTGTAGCCTTCCGACGAAGCGCAAACTGGAGGACTGCGACAACTTGACGTGTTACGCCGGAGATGACGACTCCACCGCCACCTCTTCTTTCTCAAGGCACCGCAAGAACCTCAATTCCAATTCCAAAGGAGGAGGTAACTTGGAGCATCGTCTGCTACGAGGAGAATCAAGCCAAGCCACCCTCAGATGCGATGCCAATTTACAGTTCTTCGTACGCCTTCTTTCCGGTGGTAAAACCCTCGTCTTGCGGGCTAGTATGGGTGATACTGTTGAGATTCTTCACAGGAAGATTGAGATGATGACTGGAATACCCATGCCCGAACAGAGGTTGATCTACATGGGTAAGCAACTTCAGTTGGACCATTCTCTCCACTCTTCTGGTATCCGTAACGATGCTTGTTTACACCTTGTCGCCCGCCTTCGCAGCACCGATCATCCCAGGGCTTGGCGACTCATTTCTGATATGGTTCATCTTATTTGTACTCTCTCTAGAAATGATTCCCCCTTTTTTGACTCCAGAATTATTAAAGTTAAACTTGAACAGTTCATGGCCCTCCCTTTAGATAAACAAACCGGCTTTGAAAATTCTCATTTTAAGACCGATTACTATAAGATTTTCTTGGACGCCCGTGCCCCTCAGGCCTTGGTTATGCTCTATAGGTCTCCCCACAAACGTAATCAAGACTGTGCAGATGAGTGCATTAGGTGCTTTGTCAGCTTCGTCAAGGATTTGGGAGGTACTGTCACCGAGACCGCTTATTGTGCTAAGATGGTTTTGGAGTTTTGCTCCCTCCTTAAGATGTATGCGCCTTTTGATGATGTTTTATATGCCCACTGCCGGAGTGCTCTCGGAATGATGCTCGACAAGGTCGAGATGGTCAGCAGGCCTAAGGAGTATTCTTGGATGGCAAATGGAGAGATCACCTTTATCTCTGTCCAAGACCTGTTTCCGTACTTGAATGAATTGGGCCAGAGGCTGCTCAAGGACTTGATGCTCAGTGCCGAGACCAGTACAGGCAGCGGGCCTTCTCTCAGGGATGTCTGTGATTTTTCTGCATTTCTGCAGCCTGTGCTGAGTTTCATTGGAAGGGAACTTTCTGTGATACAGGCTTCTTGCAACTTTGAATGGCAGGGAAATGCTAACCTTTTAGGTGACGAGGCTGCTTGTCTCTTCCATCTTTTCGATGAAATGCTCACTTTGATTGACAAATGTCTGGGAAAAGTGGGGGATTATCTAGCTCTGAAGAGGAAAAAGCATGATGAAGTTTATCAAAATGGATGGTCTCACTATCTTGCAATTCTCAAGGATTTGGGTAGCATTGCGCTTCTTTATCCGGACTCTGAGGACAGGTTTTGGACTATGTTGAGAAAACATAAGGTAGTGGTGCGCGCTCTTGTTGTTCTGTGTGCCTCACGGGTTAATGATCATAGTTGGCTtctcaaggagaaggatgtcctTGACTTTGAGTCCAGGCGGCATTTAGCAATGTTGATGTTCCCAGAGGTGAGAGAAGATTATGAGGAGTTACATGAGATGTTAATAGACAGGTCTCAGTTGCTAGCTGAATCTTTTGAGTATATATCTAGTGCAGAGCCATCATCTTTACATGCCGGTCTCTTTATGGAATTCAAAAACGAAGAAGCTACAGGCCCGGGTGTATTAAGAGAGTGGTTTTGTATGGTGTGCCAAGCAATTTTTGATCCTCAGAATGCCCTTTTTGTCGCCTGCCCCTTGGATCGACGAAGGTTCTATCCTAATCCAG CATCTAAGGTCGATCCTCTCCACATTCGATACTTCCGCTTCGCAGGTAGGGTAATTGCATTGGCCTTAATGCACAAGATTCAAGTTGGAGTTGTTCTCGATCGTGTTTTTTTCTTACAATTAGCTGGAAGATGTGTCTCTGTTGAAGATATAAAAAATGCAGATCCATGCCTCTATAATAGCTGCAAACAAATATTAGAGATGGATCCTGAATTTGTGGATTCTGATGGATTGGGGCTGACATTTGTTACTGAAGTTGAAGAGCTTGGATCTAGGAAGGTCGTGGAGCTTTGTTGTGGTGGGAAAAGCATTGTTTTGAACAGCAAGAATAGGAAAGAATATGTTTACCTAATTGTTCAGCAACATTTTGTTACGTCTATCTCCGAACAAGTGTCTTCTTTTGCTCAAGGTTTTGCTGACATCCTTAGTGACGGCAATCTCCGAACAACCTTCTTTGCGAGCCTAGAGCTGGAAGAGCTTGATTGGATGTTGCATGGTAGTGAAAGTGAGGAGATCTCGGTTGAAGATTGGAAGGCACATACCGAGTACAATGGCTACAAAAAAGCTGACCCTCAGATAGTTTGGTTTTGGGAG